In one Culex quinquefasciatus strain JHB chromosome 2, VPISU_Cqui_1.0_pri_paternal, whole genome shotgun sequence genomic region, the following are encoded:
- the LOC6041962 gene encoding larval cuticle protein A2B produces the protein MFSKVLVVLAAVAVGVNSVAIGVAPAAAIVKTEEYDAHPQYSFSYDVKDSLTGDNKQQHETRDGDVVSGQYSLVEPDGTRRTVDYTADPVNGFNAVVSKSADAAIVKTVAAAPAIVKTYAAAPAIVAHHAPTVTYAHAPAVVAHHAPAYTYAHAPATAVVAHHEPAYAYAHAPAVAVAHHAPALTTYAHAPAYVHHEPLLSHTLLHH, from the exons GTCCTCGTCGTGCTCGCTGCCGTCGCCGTCGGTGTCAACTCGGTGGCCATCGGAGTGGCCCCAGCCGCCGCCATTGTCAAG ACCGAGGAGTACGACGCCCATCCCCAGTACAGCTTCTCGTACGACGTCAAGGATTCGCTCACCGGCGACAACAAGCAGCAGCACGAGACCCGCGACGGTGATGTTGTGTCGGGACAG TACTCCCTGGTTGAACCCGACGGCACCCGTCGTACCGTCGACTACACCGCCGACCCCGTCAACGGATTCAACGCCGTCGTGAGCAAGTCTGCCGATGCCGCCATCGTCAAGACCGTTGCCGCTGCCCCTGCCATCGTCAAGACCTACGCCGCCGCCCCTGCCATCGTGGCCCATCACGCCCCCACCGTGACCTACGCCCATGCCCCGGCCGTCGTCGCCCACCACGCCCCAGCTTACACGTACGCCCATGCCCCGGCCACCGCCGTTGTTGCCCACCACGAGCCAGCGTACGCGTACGCCCATGCCCCAGCCGTTGCCGTGGCCCACCATGCCCCAGCCCTGACCACCTACGCCCATGCCCCGGCCTACGTCCACCACGAGCCACTGCTGTCCCACACACTGCTCCACCATTAA